One part of the Andreesenia angusta genome encodes these proteins:
- a CDS encoding tyrosine-type recombinase/integrase has translation MKNLSAYREELLCRELAESTIRKYLKDLRDFLEFADGAEVSMELLIQYKRELLDSFKLSTVNNKITILNNYLKFCGLDLKLKQERQQRKTSLDNVITEREFKRLVRAAENLKKIRLKYIMLTLYYTGMRVSELKFLTVEALKNGYMEVKCKGKHRYIPLSENLVEELGHYVNLKCISSGTVFRTSNGHPIDRSNIFRQLKEIAKFAGVSECKVYPHSFRHLFAKQWLRHNNQNVLELANILGHSSLETTRIYTTLSIEEQRETIRF, from the coding sequence ATGAAAAATCTAAGTGCGTACAGGGAAGAGCTGCTGTGCAGGGAGCTCGCTGAAAGCACTATAAGGAAGTATCTAAAGGACCTCCGGGACTTTCTGGAGTTTGCAGACGGGGCGGAAGTCTCTATGGAGCTGCTGATCCAGTACAAAAGGGAGCTACTGGACAGTTTTAAGCTGTCCACCGTGAACAACAAGATCACCATTCTGAACAACTACCTGAAGTTCTGTGGCCTGGACCTCAAGCTGAAGCAGGAAAGGCAACAGCGAAAAACTTCACTGGATAACGTGATCACGGAGAGAGAGTTTAAAAGACTTGTAAGGGCTGCGGAGAATCTGAAAAAGATCAGGCTGAAGTATATAATGCTGACTCTCTACTACACCGGAATGAGGGTGTCGGAGCTTAAATTTCTGACAGTGGAAGCACTCAAAAACGGCTATATGGAAGTCAAGTGCAAGGGGAAGCACAGGTATATCCCGCTTTCTGAAAATCTTGTAGAAGAGCTCGGACATTATGTAAACTTGAAATGCATAAGCTCCGGTACAGTCTTCCGCACTTCCAACGGCCATCCGATAGACAGATCCAATATATTCAGGCAGCTTAAGGAAATAGCCAAGTTCGCTGGAGTCAGTGAATGCAAGGTCTACCCTCACAGCTTTAGGCATCTTTTCGCAAAGCAGTGGCTGCGCCACAACAACCAGAACGTGTTGGAGCTTGCGAATATACTTGGGCATAGCTCGCTTGAGACTACGAGAATCTATACTACGCTATCTATTGAGGAGCAGAGGGAGACAATTAGGTTTTGA